The nucleotide sequence CTGACTGGATCTTTGTAGCGCATCCTAgctgttatggtcatggtggtgAGATGTTGCAACACAGCGCACAGGGTGAACATTCTGCATGACAAGCGATTTCAAGGTGTACTTATACCATATTCATGGTCACAGACATGTTTATGTCTATAATTCTCTGTGTTAATCATTTCTATTTTATGTCACACGTTGTCTTGAATTATGAATAGATTGCAACACTCTTTTATGTCATGCGTGCTATGAGGATATATACAGAGGACTTGAATGCAGGGAAAATGTCCTCAACATGTTAAAAGGTTCCAGTAATTCCATGACACTTTACTTTATCAGCATTTTCATACTTAGAAAAAGGTTTAACAGATTATGGGCCCACATTGGCCATCAGGCCAGGGCTCTCGTGTGAAAAGGGGCGTCATTGCAGAGGCCAAGAGCTAGGTTACTTATTCACTTCAAGATTTACAACAAGTGTTGTTTATCTTTGTGCACATTATGTGACACCTCTGCTTTTTCCCAACCACCGTGTCAAGGTGTTATCATTCCACTGAAGTGAATGTTGCCCAATCCTTCCTCATTTATTTTTAAGTCCTCCTTTTATACTGCAATCAAGACAGTGACCATGTTTGagcagtgtctgtgtgtcctcataCTGTGCATGGTCAGCCCCGAAAAAATGCACTAATCTCAAACATCAGATTCTCAAACTAGCAATGTTCGGTGGTTACCTCCTTGGCCGGCTGAGATGGCCAAGGCCCAGGGATGCTTTGGTTGGTCTGTTTAGTGGTTTGTCTGGGTTGTTTTTAGCAGTCTCATTTTCAATATATACCCCTTTTCTTTCTAAAGCCTAATCTACACTGAAATTCCTGCATTCCCCTCTGCTCTTTCCCAAGTCCCACCGGCTCCCCAACTGCCTGTTGGACCCTTGGCTTTCCTcttctttccttcccctccttcccccttccttcctccctgtcgATGCTGTGCGTGACAGTAGCTCACTGAGAAGTGGAAATGAGACTAGTAAACAATGATTAGCTCCAGAGCTGGGGCAGCCTGGTCCACCATGGGTCCTCTCTCCATGGGCCCGCCACCAGCGCATTACATGCAACATGAAGCCttccaagcccctccccctcccgcCAGCAGAGTCAGCTCAGGGTCAGGGCCAACCTTTCACAGCCAGGTTACAGGAGATAATCACAGACAAACACGACAGCCACACGCAAAAAGCACACACGAGCCCTCGCCCACCGCAAACCTGGTTTTAATTAGAGGTGATGTGGATGTGTGACCATATGTgaagaggagtgcaggaggaggagggggtcagTTTGGGCGTAGTGTTGCGCACACAAAATGATTCCTCTATAGCGAGAGAACAAGACAACGAGACATAGTCATCCCAGTGAAGAAGCTTCTTCTGTTCTGAGACATTGCTGTCTCTGGTTAACCTAGGAATCATGCtggatgtttttgtgtttttaGGAACATTTCTCCAGACAAAACAGGGAGAGGGAAGTGAACAGCTTTTAGACAGAGTAGGAATTTGTGTAACTCTTTTAACAGAAAATACCAATTTCATTTTTAAGTATAAAGGGTCAGACAAAACTTGACTCATTGAAGGTACAATCTGCAGAATTAAAGATTGTGGCTTTAATTGTGGCCAAACTGTGGAATAGAGATACCATTTCACATTTGCTCTAAGAGCTGTGGGTATTCTTCCTAGATGTATTTCACTTAACCAATTCGAAGAAACAACCAATTAAACCTAGTAGTAAAACATACAAAGCATGTTTAATGTACTATTTGACATTTAAACCATGCTCCACATTGTGTGATTTTACCTGAATTTCATTTCAAGTCTCAGAGGAACAAGAAACTACAAAAATAAACATGATGGGTTTTTTTCACCATTACAGAGTTTAAAATATTCCTGTAGACCTTTTCCCATCCTTTCTTCCCATCTTCAACATTACTGTACCTCAGCATTGCTAATTATCCCTCAGTATGTgacgggctcccgagtggcgcagctgtctaaggcactgcatctcagtgcaagaggcgtcaccacagtccctggtttgaatccaggctgtccagtagggcggtgcacaattggcccagcgtcgtcagggtttggccgggataggccgtcaatgtaaatgagaatttgttcttaactgacttgcctagttaaataaatgataaataaatacataaatataatGTGGACTCTACAGGGACCACAGGGCCTGCTAGACTTGCTACCACCTTCTCTTTGCAAGTCTCATGTTTAATAAAATCTCAGCTGAAATCATACTTTAATCAACTTAAGAAAGGCTTAGTCAGATCAGATTGATCCCTTAAATACACATTTTATAACCTCAGCTGTGAAAATATGGTATGCAATGATATAGGTTTTAAATAAACTagaccaaaacatagaaaaagtgTATCACTTTAACACTCTTTCTTCAACACCCATAGTGAGAATCCCCACTCCCCCCTTTCCCATTTCCTCATGCACCAATAATGAGTGACTGTGCTGGAGCATTACTGAAGTCTCTGTCCCTCTAACTTACGGCCTCACTTCTGAAATGTTTTAGTGCCTTCAATTAGCGTCATTACCTCCCTGCAAAAATAAACTTCGCAGTTGGTGGGGAAACTAGAAACGCAAATGTATTCTTTGGCACTGAGTCGAAAAATGTTTTGCCTCAGGAACTAAAATTAGTCTTTGAGCTGAAAGGTTAATAGAATCAATGGACCAGTGATTTCCATAAGGAATAAACTGCACTTTGTAATGAATGCCAAGGACAGGACTCCGGGTGaccatgatgtgtgtgtgctACCAGGCATGAAAGCATGATACATCTTAGGTACCAAAACCTACATCTTGAGAGTGTCATCATTCCTCCTGCACCTTTTGAGGGGCCAGAACATCACTGTAGCCTTCTGATCTCCTGAAAAGTTTCCTCCTAACTCTTTTGAGCTCAACATTCTTGTTTTGGGGGATTAAAACCATGTCAACAGGCGATAAAAGTAAGCTGCCATTGGATAGCACACAATTGAAACATGGCTCTCGTGTGCAAACCTACTGGCACGTTTGTGCTTTGTACTGCAAATGCTTGAAGATATGCCGTAGTATGAGACCTGCTGAAGATGTGAATAAGAATTTTTCATGGATTTGTCTATGCTAAGATGATGTAAGTGTGTTGTATAAGCATATTTATGAAAGGCAAGTCAGTCTATACCTGCATTGCAAAATGCAACATGGGATTTAAACAAAAGTGTAAATCTTGAGGCCTTTACATGAGTGGTAGAATGGTAGTTCTTCATATTGGAAAAATAAACCTTCTATAAATAGTCTATAAACTATATTTCAATCCACACAGATAATTATTTGAGTTGTATCCATGTACAGTCATTCACAGTGAGTCATTTTCAAATTACAGTGATATTCATACAGTGACAAAGATATAACAATATTATTATTACAAGTATAATTTGTTTCATCTTTTGCTCAATATTATGGAAAGCAGTCAGACTCGGCTCCTGCACAACTCTTGCTGAACTTCAGAGTACCACATGGGGATTCGATTAGAAGCACGACATAGTTGAGTGATTTAGTCAATTATATATGTGCTGTTGACTACCTTGAACGGATTACATGTAATTACATTATGTTTAAAATTATAAATTAAGAATAATACTATCACAATGGTATTACAACAGTCAATATGTAGCGTGCGCACAAAACGAATGGAAGACTAATGCAGGTACTGGCTTTGCACAGTACCTACAAAGTTGCAAAACTCACTGTAAACCCATCATTTTTAAACACACATTTATTAGGCTACATGGCATCATGATTACATTCTTGTTGTTATTTTATTGAGACACTAAACAGAGTTTACCTTAGGCTATTTATGCAGAAGTATAGAATTTCCATGCAGACGCGCACAAAAGCAACCCATACCTTATCGACTATTGCAACTAAATAGGATATTCCATTACGTATTAATACACGTAAAATTAAAAGTTATTGTAAACAGTTCTTACATTTTACGCAATTAGAAGGTAATATAATAAAAGAGAAACGAACCATATGCTTGCTATAAGCTTTTCTTGAATCTTCAAATTATAACAACCAACGTAAGAAAGTATAACTATTTAACATTGGATACCACTGTTACTATTCGAGTTAGTAAAATAATTGCTACTTTCCTCCTAAACGTATTTGCTGGAGTTCACCTCTGCAGAGAGAGGTCTCTGCGCGCTTTTGTTTCCAGTGCGTAGCGCGCGTCGAGGTCCAACATCAGAATGATAATATATATAGGGCTACCACAATGGGAGGAGTATGAAAATAATGCTCAGCCCTACCCACCAACTGCAAACATATAAGACACCTTGCTGAAGCAAAACTAGTCACTAAAGTCTCAAATCTTGCTGAAAAGAGTGACAAGAGGAAAAAAACTTCACCTTAACTCACCAAGCTTCATCTGAGATATTTTCCCAAGGAGTACTGGGACTGTCCCCATGGTCTCAGAAGGATACTTGGGACTCTAAGCTAATGGAACTTgtttaattgattaattaatttcaTTGTACATCACAAAATCACTTTTGAACATTATTTAATTTAACTATTATATGTTTTTTTAACAAAAAAGTGAGTGCTGGACTAAAGTTGTCAAGAAAACTTAACTTTTTTGTAGCTTTTTTTTCATTCACAATATCTGTCTCCAGGAATAGGTGTTCTGATAATCCATAGCCATGGCACTGCTGGACACAGAGTTTGGGGTGAAGGGCAGCAGCATCATCAGAGAGTGGAGTGGACAGGTCCAGCCAGCTCTGGTCGCCTCCTTTGTTTTCCTCTTCTGTCTAGAAGCCTGTCTATGGGTCAGGAATCTCAGACTCAAGAGAAGGCTGCCAGGACCCTTTGCCTGGCCGGTGGTGGGCAATGCCATGCAGCTGGGGCAGATGCCTCATATCACCTTCTCCAAGCTGGCAAAGAAGTACGGCAACGTGTATCAGATACGCCTGGGCTGCAACAACATAGTGGTGCTCAATGGAGACACAGCAATACGAGAAGCCTTGGTTCAACACAGCACAGAGTTTGCAGGCAGACCCAACTTTGTGTCTTTTCAGATGATTTCAGGAGGCAGGGGCTTGACTTTCACTAACTACAGCAAACAGTGGAAAATGCACAGGAAAATTGCACAATCTACCATTAGAGCGTTCTCCTCTGCCAACAGCCAGACCAAGAAAGCATTTGAGCACCACGTTTTGGGAGAAAGTATGGATCTTGTGCAGGTATTTCTGAGAATGAGTGCAGATGGACGATATTTTAATCCCTCTCATGAATTTACAGTAGCTGCTGCAAATGTAATCTGTGCACTGTGCTTTGGAAAGCGTTATGGCCATGATGACATGGAGTTTAGAACCCTTCTGGGCAGAATGGACAGGTTTGGAGAGACAGTGGGGGCTGGCAGCTTGGTGGATGTCATGCCCTGGCTTCAGAATTTCCCAAATCCTGTCCGCAGCATCTACCAGAATTTCAAACATATAAATAAGGAGTTTTTTGCCTTTGTGAAAGATAAAGTGATGCAGCACAGAGAAACCTTCACGCCTGATGTGACGCGTGACATGAGTGATGCCATCATTAACGCGATTGAGCACAGAAAGGACAGTGGACTGGCCGACGACTTTGTTGAAGGAACAGTCGCAGACCTCATTGGAGCCGGCCAAGAAACAATGTCAACCATTTTCCAATGGATTCTCCTGCTTTTGATTAAATACCCCAACATCCAAACCAGGCTGCAGGAGCAGATTGACAAAGTGGTAGGCCGTGACAGGCTGCCCTGTATTGAGGACAAAGCCAGCCTGGCTTACCTAGATGCTGTTATCTATGAGACCATGCGCTATACCAGCTTTGTACCCCTCACCATCCCACACTCCACCACCTCAGATGTCACCATCGAAGGCTTCCACATTCCCAAAGACACAGTGGTCTTCATCAACCAGTGGTCCGTCAACCACAACCCTTTAAAGTGGAAGGACCCACATCTCTTCGACCCCTCACGGTTCCTCGATGAAAATGGTGCCCTTGACAAGGACCTGACCAACAGCGTCATGATCTTCTCCACTGGTAAGAGACGATGTATTGGCGACCAGATTGCCAAGGTggaaacatttttatttacagcAGTCTTGCTTCACCAGTGTACCTTTGAGAGCAACCCATCAGAGGCCCTGACCCTTGACTGTTCATATGGGCTCACACTGAAGCCTCTCCACTACACCATCACAACCAAGCTCAGGGGGAAGCTGCTCGGTCTGGTGTCCCCTGCATAAAAATCTCATCCCATTATTGTGGGCAACATTGCCAATCAATTACATTTTACAGTGAGTATAAGCAAACCTGCACTGAATGCTGTTGTTGAAGAGTGTCATATTTCATATTTAATATTTAATTAATATCTGAACACAATTGAATATGTTTGCAATGTTGTTGATACAGAATTGAAAGTATGATTACAGTAATGGAAAGTTTGCTAGGTAGAAATGGATCTCCTTTGTTGGGGGCCAGGGGTCGAGTCGTGGGGTCAATGAAGTTGAACAGGCTCTCAAACTATGTACCTGATCATATTCTTTAAGGAAGTATACTtttgttttatatacattttgAGTGTTGAGCTTACTTCATAAACAGTATTCAGCATGTTAACGTATGAAAATATGTGCATGAAACTAAAATATCACTCAAAAGTCAATGGAAGGTTATATCACAGTGGAATATGAATGTTGTCGTCACACCCAAGGAACCACAATTTGTTGCGTTGAGGACTTGTCGGATTCCTCGCATCAAGATGGTGATGTATCAATGTAGTTAACCTTTTCACATAAAGCAGTCACAAAATATTTGTATAGATATATTTCAGGTATGAAAATTATTTGTATTCTTATCCAATCCACTATCTACTGTACACCATGAATATGTTTCAATGGAGAGGTTTCAATGTTTCCAATGTTTCAATGGAGAGATGGATTTGGAATTGTGGGATTGATAATGCTGATGAATACATGGGAGATGACCAACTCTGACACTGACTGCATTGATCTCCTTAGAAATCTACTGAACAGGCCCTCCAGCTACACAACCCATCCCTTCATATCCAAACTAACTGTCACTAAATACAATACTACTACACAAATCAATGGAATTGTCAAGTCTTTATGTATTTAAACAAATGCATGTCTGTTTACACCTCAAGGGTCTGAAATCTATATGGATGTCATTTCACCTTTGTCAAAGAGCACGTATTCAAGAATTTATGAAATAGTGTTCAgaatctctgcctctctcaaacCAAGAAACTCAACTACAGCATGCGTTGAATGTCCAAGCAAGGATTCATCATAGAAAATACtgtgttgattttttttttaaataaacaaattATATGCTTGAAAAATCAGATATCTGGAATGAATAAAGCAACGTTTTAAACAGTCAGGGGTTGATAGTGACGGATTCTGCTTCTCTCTTGTTTGTCATTGATTAACCCATTAAGCATCTCATCATTGGAATGAGTGCAATCTCCTGTCCATTGCAATGTGTTGTTTTTTGTAGTGACACACTCCACGTACAGTGCAATGAATATGAACTGGTGCATAACATATTCCAAAATAAAGATTATAATGGAAATACACACTCTAAGGTACATTTTAAAATGCAATAAACATGTGATAACGTATAATAAAACTGCAAACTAGTCTTTACCACTGTTAACGCTCATTATGTTTTATAGATAATCTCCATCAGTCTTACATGTTCTCTCATCCAAACTGTCAGAAACACATCAGGTGTCAGGTAACCTAGCATTTAGAGCGCTGTGAAAAATCTGTCTCTCCGCCCTtgtgcaaggcacttaaccctaattgctccagggtcgccATTGATAACGGCGAGTTGGGATATGTATAAAAAGACATGTACAATTCACACATGCGTGTAATACAAACTTGTGCATGTGAGAAGtcggacaaatataagcacccacctaactatttatttattattatcaaATGTATTTGAATTGTGATCTGGTTCAGCAACAATACATGATACAAGTGAAGAATCGCTCCTTGCAGCATGACTATCACTGGTCCATTAGAGTACAGAATTCCATAGTAGTTCAATTCCTGCTGAATAGCTTTAAAACCCCAATAGGACAACTTTTATGTGTTTCTCTGAAAAGCCTTATGACTAGCGTTATTGCCAGAGGTCCCTGTTTTGAACTCACTTTTATACTATTTTGATATAGCCACCAGCCTAAGACCTACATTATCTCAAAGAATATGTATAACAGGACCatcatgcaacaacaacaaaaaaagctctggtaaatactgtatatactttTATAGAACATATAAAAGTGTATTGTACAATGTGTATCTATTCTGTGACAAGATCCAAAACCCAGAGCTTTCATGGTCATATCTTGGATTCTATTCCTAGTAGTGTTTAGAGTTAGGCTGAAAATAacagatacattttttaaaaataatGTCATAAAAAACGCATACATTAGTTTTCAACAGACCTAAGAAAGCTCCTTCCAAAGTTACAAGTAGTCCTGCCTTAGCCTGGGTACTTCACTGAGACGTTTGCTTTACATACACTATATTTCAGTCTGGAATCGTTCCTATAGAGAGGCAATCAAGCAATTTTCAGAATATAACCGGACCAATCAGTGTCCCCTGAGTTTAGCTATGGTGAGTTTAGCTATGGTGAATTTAGCTATGGTGAGTTTAGCTATGGTGAGTTTAGCTATGGTGAGTTTAGCTATGGTGGTCTGTGTGACTGAAAGTGTGAACCCTAACTACTACCCCATGTTCCAAAATTCTCCCCTGTGGTACCTGTATTGTGTTTAAAGGTAGTGCAGCCCAGTCTTTTAGAGCCTCTGGCCCGCTAAATCTAAACTCCTTCTGTTTTAGTCCTAGGTTCAGGCAGGCCTGACTGGTTGCTGCTTTCCTTTTTGTCTCACCGTGGCATTGAGTGTTAGGGAAAAGAAAGACTCCACAGGAACTAGCACTTCGGtgcaaaaaaaacagaatagGAGTTTTATGTCCCTGAACCCTCCCACAGAGGAGATATAAGGGAGAGTGTCAAGACAGAAATCTGCATTCCTCTAATGTGGTCATCTGAAGACGGACAGCGACTGCACTACTACTAACCACTCAACCTGATCAAGCCTGTTCACAAGCCAGCACGGAGTAGGAGGAGACAGACACCGTAGTGTAAGAGGTGCTGAAAACCTTCTCGTTGTCTCAACTAATTTTCTACATTTTCGGGATGATCATGTAGGACTGACCATACTTAAAAACAGACAGCattattattttgtttatttgGAATTTAGGTGGAGAGGAAGACCTATTTTAAAAATCCGGTTACCAGGAATAGCATTCAACAAAATAAAAGTGGGATCACTCTCAGAATTTGAAGGATTGAGCACCAGAATTAGAACATCTCAGCACCATGGCACTGCTGGACACAGAGTTTGGGGTGAAGGGCAGCAGCATCATCAGAGAGTGGAGTGGACAGGTCCAGCCAGCTCTGGTCGCCTCCTTTGTTTTCCTCTTCTGTCTAGAAGCCTGTCTATGGGTCAGGAATCTCAGACTCAAGAGAAGGCTGCCAGGACCCTTTGCCTGGCCGGTGGTGGGCAATGCCATGCAGCTGGGGCAGATGCCTCATATCACCTTCTCCAAGCTGGCAAAGAAGTACGGCAACGTGTATCAGATACGCCTGGGCTGCAACAACATAGTGGTGCTCAATGGAGACACAGCAATACGAGAAGCCTTGGTGCAACACAGCACAGAGTTTGCAGGCAGACCCAACTTTGTGTCTtttcagtcagtgtctggtggTAACAGCATGACATTCTCTAACTACAACAAACAGTGGAGGACCCACCGGAAGATCGCTCAGTCCACCATTAGAGCTTTCTACTCTGCCAACAGCCAGACCAAAAAAGCATTTGAACAGCACGTTGTTGCAGAGGCTACTGAGCTCATTGAAGCTTTCCTCAAACTCAGTGCTGATGGACAGATTTTCAACCCTGCTCACGAACTGACAGTAGCTGCTGCTAATGTAATCTGTGCACTGTGCTTTGGAAAGCGTTATTGCCATGATGACATTGAGTTTAGAACCCTTCTGGGCAGTGTGGACAAGTTTGGAGAGACGGTGGGGGCTGGCAGCTTGGTGGATGTCATGCCCTGGCTTCAATATTTCCCAAATCCTGTCCGCAGTGTCTACCAGAGCTTCAAAGACCTCAATAAAGAGTTTTTCACCTTTGTGAGAGACAAGGTGGTGGAGCACAGGGAGACGTTTGACCCTGAAGTGACCCGGGACATGAGTGACGCCATTATTCAGGTAATTGACAAGGCAGGCCATGATACCGGGTTGACGGAGGCCCACACAGAAGGGACAGTGTCTGATCTGATTGGTGCAGGACTTGATACTGTGTCAACTTGCCTTCATTGGATGCTCCTTTTATTGGTGAAATACCCCAACATCCAAACCAGACTGCAGGAGCAGATTGACAAAGTGGTAGGCCGTGACAGGCTGCCCTGTATTGAGGACAAAGCCAGCCTGGCTTACCTAGATGCTGTTATCTATGAGACCATGCGCTATACCAGCTTTGTACCCCTCACCATCCCCCACTCCACCACCTCAGATGTTACCATCGAAGGCTTCCACATCCCCAAAGACACAGTGGTCTTCATCAACCAGTGGTCTGTCAACCACAACCCTTTAAAGTGGAAGGACCCACATCTTTTTGACCCCTCACGGTTCCTCGATGAAAATGGTGCCCTTGACAAGGACCTGACCAACAGTGTGTTGATATTCTCAGCAGGGAAGAGGCGATGTATCGGTGACCAGATCGCCAAAGTGGAGGTTTTTTTATTTTCTGCTATTTTGATTCACCAATGCAGCTTTGAGAATAACCCAAGTCAGGACCTCTCCTTAGACTGCTCCTATGGGTTAACACTGAAGCCCCTAAACTACAAGATCTCTGCCAAGCTCAGAGGAGAATTACTTAATGGGGCATAAAATCTTGTGATTTGTGTTTTCAAACAGAGCACCCACTAATGGACTGCAGTAATCCAATGCACTAAAGGTATGTACACAACAGTGAATAGTTTTGCTTGGTAGGTACCAACCATAAGACTTATATTGATACTTTTGTCGATACTttactattattatcattagCTAAACTGATTGTTGATTGTATAAATCACTTTTTGTGACAGATAACTGAATCGTGTTTGTTAATTGTATCATTTTATTGCACTggctatacagttgaagtcggaagtttacatacatcttagccaaatacaattaaactcagtttttcacaattcttgacatttaatcatagtaaaaataccttgtcttaggccagttaggatcaccactttattttaagaatgtgaaatgtcagaataatagtagagagaataaattatttcagctttaatttctttcatcacattttttattttttttcaccttaatttaactaggtaggctagttgagaacaagttcccagtgggtcagaagtttacatgcactcaattagtatttgggacATTTCCTTTCaattttttaacttgggtcaaccgttgtgggtagccttccacaagcttcccacaataagttgggtgaattttgtcccatttctcctgacagagctggtgtaactgagtcaggtttgtaggcctccttgctcgcacacacgtttcagttctgcccacacattttctgtaggattCAGGTCCAGGCTTtgtgaccactccaataccttgactttgttgtccttaagccattttgccacaactttggaagtatgcacagggtcattgtccatttggcagacccatttgcgaccaagctttaacttcctgactgatgttttgagatgttgcttcaatatatccacataattttccaacctcatgatgacatctattttgtgaagtgcaccagtccatcctgcagcaaagcaacccaaCAGCattatgcttcatggttgggatggtgttctttggcttgcaagcctccccctttttcctccaaacataacgatggtcattatggccaaacagttctatttttatttcgtcagaccagaggacacttgtacaaaaagtacgatcttttatggagcagtggcttcttccttgctgagcggcctttcaggttatgccgatataggacttgttttactgtggatacagatactttggtacctgtttcctccagcatcttcacactgtcctttgctgttgttctggtattgatatgctcttttcacaccaaagtacgttcatctctaggagacagactactccttcctgagcggtatgacggctgcgtggtcccatgctgtttataattgcgtactattgtttgtacagatgaacgaggtaccttcgggcatttggaaattgctcccaaggatgaaccacacTTGTGTAGgtatacaatttttttctgaggtcttggctgatttcttttgattttcccatgatgtcaagcaaataggcactgaatttaaaggtaggccttgacatacatccatgggtacacctccaattgactcaaatgatgtcaatgagcctatcagaagcttcgaaagccatgacatcattttctggaattttccaagctgtttaaaggcacagtcaacttagtgtatgtaaacttctgagccactggaattgtgatacagtgaattataagtgaaataatctgtctgtaaacaattgttggaaaaattactggtgtcatgcaaaaagtaaataagacatttgtggagtggttgaaagttttaatgactccaacctaagtgtttgtaaacttccgagttCAACTGTAGCACATTTCTTACATTTGAAAAAGAGGCCTCATCCCTCCAGATTTATAAATATATAATGTAGCAATTCATGTTACATATATCCCTCCTAAGTGTTTATAGAAGTTGGGTGTAAACTCCATCAAAGTATTATGCCACAGTAGAATTCAATATATTAGATAAATGAATAAGAACATAACCTAGATATATGTGTGCAGATTTCAACATAAGTGTTACGTAagaataaaacatatatatattgcATGCAGACTAAGaataaaatacatatatatatatatatattgcatgcAGACTATGTGGCCAAATGTTAAGTATCTATTGTTATACATACAAGGGTATTTAGTTTTGCCACCCTAAATTTGCCAATATAAACTGGTGGAATGAATCCATTTTACTGTAAGTGCTTTGTTGTTGCAGTGATGTGGACAAATCATGTGTTAGGCGGGTATCATGTTGCCCCTGTAGATATATTTTAAGAGTTATACCTCCTCTGACCCATTCTAATATGTTTTCATGGTGTTTTTGTCTGCAtaagtacatactgtaataacAATTATAAATGTTTTGAAATGTCAGTACACTTACATAATTCCATTGTATTATGATGActtatacatgtactgtatgcaATCTATAGTGCCTGAGCTCCATGCAATAAATCCTATACGCCTTCTCAGCCATGTCTGTGGCTTACGTCAGTCTGAGGAGAACA is from Oncorhynchus masou masou isolate Uvic2021 chromosome 32, UVic_Omas_1.1, whole genome shotgun sequence and encodes:
- the LOC135525916 gene encoding cytochrome P450 1B1-like, whose translation is MALLDTEFGVKGSSIIREWSGQVQPALVASFVFLFCLEACLWVRNLRLKRRLPGPFAWPVVGNAMQLGQMPHITFSKLAKKYGNVYQIRLGCNNIVVLNGDTAIREALVQHSTEFAGRPNFVSFQMISGGRGLTFTNYSKQWKMHRKIAQSTIRAFSSANSQTKKAFEHHVLGESMDLVQVFLRMSADGRYFNPSHEFTVAAANVICALCFGKRYGHDDMEFRTLLGRMDRFGETVGAGSLVDVMPWLQNFPNPVRSIYQNFKHINKEFFAFVKDKVMQHRETFTPDVTRDMSDAIINAIEHRKDSGLADDFVEGTVADLIGAGQETMSTIFQWILLLLIKYPNIQTRLQEQIDKVVGRDRLPCIEDKASLAYLDAVIYETMRYTSFVPLTIPHSTTSDVTIEGFHIPKDTVVFINQWSVNHNPLKWKDPHLFDPSRFLDENGALDKDLTNSVMIFSTGKRRCIGDQIAKVETFLFTAVLLHQCTFESNPSEALTLDCSYGLTLKPLHYTITTKLRGKLLGLVSPA
- the LOC135525917 gene encoding cytochrome P450 1B1-like, which produces MALLDTEFGVKGSSIIREWSGQVQPALVASFVFLFCLEACLWVRNLRLKRRLPGPFAWPVVGNAMQLGQMPHITFSKLAKKYGNVYQIRLGCNNIVVLNGDTAIREALVQHSTEFAGRPNFVSFQSVSGGNSMTFSNYNKQWRTHRKIAQSTIRAFYSANSQTKKAFEQHVVAEATELIEAFLKLSADGQIFNPAHELTVAAANVICALCFGKRYCHDDIEFRTLLGSVDKFGETVGAGSLVDVMPWLQYFPNPVRSVYQSFKDLNKEFFTFVRDKVVEHRETFDPEVTRDMSDAIIQVIDKAGHDTGLTEAHTEGTVSDLIGAGLDTVSTCLHWMLLLLVKYPNIQTRLQEQIDKVVGRDRLPCIEDKASLAYLDAVIYETMRYTSFVPLTIPHSTTSDVTIEGFHIPKDTVVFINQWSVNHNPLKWKDPHLFDPSRFLDENGALDKDLTNSVLIFSAGKRRCIGDQIAKVEVFLFSAILIHQCSFENNPSQDLSLDCSYGLTLKPLNYKISAKLRGELLNGA